In Oceanobacillus sp. FSL K6-2867, one DNA window encodes the following:
- the map gene encoding type I methionyl aminopeptidase, with translation MIAKTEEDFNGLKEIGKICGAIRDKLVQCTTPGITTKELDEIAEELFKKAGAQSAPKGEYNFPGITCISINEEVAHGIPRERTIQEGDLVNIDVSGSKGGYFADTGISFVVGKGDKILQKICDVAKEAFDTGLEKAKPGSKKSALGKAVHNVAKKHGLTVIKNLTGHGVGRSIHEAPEHIFNYFSRWDDEILKDGMVIAFEPFISTFEEEVFQSEDGWTFLTDESFVAQYEHTIILTKEGPIITTL, from the coding sequence ATGATTGCAAAGACGGAAGAGGATTTTAATGGATTAAAAGAAATTGGTAAAATTTGTGGAGCAATTAGAGATAAATTAGTCCAATGTACGACACCTGGAATAACGACAAAAGAACTCGATGAAATTGCTGAGGAGTTGTTTAAAAAGGCAGGAGCTCAATCTGCACCAAAAGGAGAGTACAATTTTCCAGGAATTACGTGCATTAGCATAAATGAAGAAGTAGCGCATGGGATTCCGAGGGAACGAACCATACAAGAAGGAGACCTTGTAAATATTGATGTTTCAGGCTCTAAAGGCGGATATTTCGCAGATACCGGTATTTCCTTTGTTGTTGGGAAGGGAGATAAAATTTTGCAAAAAATATGTGACGTTGCTAAAGAAGCATTCGACACTGGGCTTGAGAAGGCAAAACCAGGTTCCAAAAAAAGTGCACTAGGAAAAGCTGTACACAATGTAGCGAAAAAGCATGGCTTAACTGTCATAAAAAATCTTACTGGGCATGGTGTTGGACGCTCAATTCATGAAGCACCAGAACATATTTTTAATTACTTCTCTCGTTGGGATGACGAAATTTTAAAAGATGGTATGGTAATTGCTTTTGAACCTTTTATCTCTACATTTGAAGAGGAAGTTTTCCAATCGGAAGATGGATGGACCTTCCTAACTGATGAAAGCTTTGTAGCTCAATACGAACATACGATTATTCTTACAAAGGAAGGACCAATTATTACTACATTGTAA
- a CDS encoding sugar porter family MFS transporter translates to MRKKDSNVIPKNEKKKRHIGSNKYLTIIMIFSTFGGLLFGYDTGVINGALPFMAKPGQLDLNAFTEGLVASSLVLGAAFGAVLGGQLSDQFGRRRVIRYIAALFFIATIGCTLAPTAMFMIFSRFFLGLAVGGASVTVQTYLSEVAPVERRSRMVTQNELMLVTGQFLAYSLNALLATVLITGNDGVWRYMLVIAAVPAVVLWIGMYIVPESPRWLIHKRKMSEGLHVLQQVREPKRAELEFDSIKASVEKTSNRNKATFKDLNIPWMRRIVLIGIGVAVLQQITGVNAIMYYGTTILGDAGFSTNAALVSNIANGIIAVIATGVGVYILGKVSHRKMLMVGQVGVITSLSLIGIASMLLQGTPAQPFVVLTLTVCFLAFMQGAISPTTWLMLSEIFPLRVRGMGMGVSVFFNWMTNFLITLIFPVALNILGLAITFFIFAALNVIALLFAKKYLPETRGRSLEDLEHSFRTYSSRDISATSRTEYIR, encoded by the coding sequence ATGAGAAAAAAAGATAGCAACGTAATACCCAAAAACGAGAAAAAGAAAAGGCATATCGGTTCTAATAAATATTTAACTATCATCATGATTTTTTCGACATTTGGTGGATTACTTTTTGGATATGATACAGGCGTAATCAACGGGGCATTACCGTTTATGGCTAAGCCGGGGCAGTTAGATCTTAACGCCTTTACAGAAGGTTTAGTAGCAAGTTCACTCGTACTTGGTGCAGCTTTTGGTGCAGTTCTGGGAGGGCAGCTGTCTGATCAGTTTGGACGTCGCCGGGTAATTCGTTACATTGCCGCTCTATTCTTTATTGCGACAATCGGTTGTACGCTGGCCCCAACCGCAATGTTTATGATTTTTTCCCGTTTTTTCCTTGGTCTAGCTGTCGGGGGTGCATCTGTAACGGTACAAACTTATTTATCTGAAGTCGCCCCGGTAGAGCGACGAAGCAGAATGGTTACCCAGAATGAGCTTATGCTCGTTACTGGTCAATTCTTGGCTTATAGTCTCAATGCGCTGCTTGCTACAGTTCTTATTACTGGCAATGATGGTGTTTGGCGCTATATGCTTGTGATTGCTGCGGTTCCAGCTGTTGTTCTATGGATCGGGATGTATATTGTACCTGAAAGCCCACGCTGGCTTATCCATAAAAGGAAAATGTCAGAAGGACTTCATGTTTTACAACAAGTTCGAGAACCGAAGCGAGCGGAATTAGAGTTCGACAGCATTAAAGCATCTGTCGAAAAAACTTCTAACAGGAATAAAGCAACGTTTAAAGATTTAAACATCCCATGGATGCGCCGAATTGTTCTGATAGGTATTGGTGTTGCAGTTCTGCAGCAAATAACAGGTGTAAATGCAATCATGTATTATGGGACAACAATCCTGGGAGATGCCGGATTTAGTACAAACGCTGCCCTCGTTAGTAATATTGCTAATGGAATCATAGCTGTGATTGCTACCGGGGTAGGAGTATATATCCTTGGTAAAGTTTCCCACAGAAAAATGCTAATGGTAGGTCAGGTTGGTGTAATCACCTCACTTTCACTTATTGGTATCGCTTCTATGCTGCTTCAAGGAACGCCTGCACAACCATTTGTTGTATTAACATTGACAGTATGTTTCCTAGCCTTTATGCAGGGGGCAATCTCACCAACGACATGGCTGATGCTTTCCGAAATCTTTCCGCTTCGCGTACGCGGAATGGGGATGGGTGTAAGTGTCTTTTTTAATTGGATGACAAACTTTCTGATTACCTTGATATTCCCTGTGGCGCTTAATATTCTTGGATTAGCCATTACGTTCTTTATTTTTGCAGCTCTTAATGTAATTGCACTCCTATTTGCGAAAAAATACTTACCGGAAACAAGAGGCCGTTCACTTGAAGATTTGGAACATAGTTTTCGCACATACAGCAGCCGTGATATAAGTGCTACATCAAGAACGGAATATATTCGATAA